From Rhodococcus sp. B7740, one genomic window encodes:
- the panC gene encoding pantoate--beta-alanine ligase has translation MTLAGSYTKGQLTVHHDPAVITSVSKALRGVGKQVALVPTMGALHAGHVQLVRQAKLTGAVVIVSIFVNPLQFGVGEDLEAYPRTLDADVALLREEGVELVFAPSASDMYPSGPRTTVNPGPLGAELEGSSRPTHFAGMLTVVAKLLQIAAPHRAYFGEKDYQQLTLIRQMVRDLNFDVAVIGVPTVREQDGLALSSRNRYLDPEQRDAAMALSAALVAGAHAAAGGVEAIIATARAVLDEAPLVQVDYLEVRDPHLGPAPERGDGRLLVAAKVGTTRLIDNVGVAVGTGFLEAGVEPAERPEKISPDDPKS, from the coding sequence ATGACCCTCGCGGGCAGCTACACCAAGGGGCAGTTGACGGTTCACCACGATCCTGCGGTGATCACGTCGGTGTCGAAAGCACTTCGCGGCGTCGGGAAGCAGGTCGCTCTGGTTCCGACCATGGGCGCGCTGCACGCCGGGCACGTGCAGTTGGTGCGGCAGGCCAAGCTCACCGGTGCGGTGGTGATCGTGTCGATCTTCGTCAACCCGCTGCAGTTCGGTGTGGGTGAGGACCTCGAGGCCTACCCGCGCACCCTCGACGCCGATGTCGCGTTGCTGCGTGAGGAGGGCGTCGAACTGGTCTTCGCGCCGTCGGCGTCGGACATGTATCCGTCGGGTCCGCGCACCACCGTCAATCCCGGACCGCTCGGCGCAGAGCTCGAAGGCTCGAGCAGGCCAACGCATTTCGCCGGAATGCTCACCGTGGTGGCCAAGCTGCTGCAGATCGCGGCTCCGCATCGCGCGTACTTCGGCGAGAAGGACTACCAGCAACTGACATTGATCCGGCAGATGGTGCGCGATCTGAACTTCGACGTCGCCGTCATCGGGGTCCCGACGGTTCGCGAGCAGGACGGTCTTGCGCTGTCCTCGCGTAATCGCTACCTCGACCCCGAGCAGCGTGACGCCGCGATGGCGCTGTCGGCCGCGCTGGTCGCCGGGGCGCACGCCGCGGCCGGGGGAGTCGAGGCCATCATCGCCACTGCGCGTGCCGTTCTGGACGAGGCTCCGCTGGTGCAGGTCGACTACCTGGAGGTGCGCGACCCGCATCTCGGTCCGGCTCCCGAACGTGGGGACGGCAGACTGCTCGTGGCGGCCAAGGTCGGCACCACGAGATTGATCGACAATGTCGGTGTCGCAGTCGGCACCGGTTTTCTGGAGGCAGGAGTGGAGCCTGCGGAACGACCAGAAAAAATTAGTCCCGACGATCCGAAAAGCTGA
- the folP gene encoding dihydropteroate synthase, whose amino-acid sequence MSPARSIPPAPVVMGVLNVTADSFSDGGRYLDVDAAVEHGLAMHRRGVDIVDVGGESTRPGADRIDPTLEAQRVVPVIAALAEAGVATSVDTMRASVAEAAIEAGVSIVNDVSGGRADPAMAGVVADGGLPWILMHWRAAGSEYRHAGPADRYHDVVADVRSELLEQVDHAVAAGVDTAMLVLDPGLGFAKNAEHNWQLLRGLPDLVSAGFPVLVGASRKRFLGSLLADDDGSPRPPDGREVATAVVSALAVAGGAWGVRVHDVRASLDAVAVVRAWQGDRA is encoded by the coding sequence ATGAGCCCGGCGCGAAGTATCCCCCCGGCACCCGTCGTCATGGGTGTACTCAACGTCACTGCCGATTCGTTCTCCGACGGCGGTCGATACCTCGACGTCGACGCTGCCGTCGAACACGGGTTGGCGATGCATCGTCGCGGCGTCGACATAGTCGACGTCGGTGGTGAGTCGACGCGGCCCGGAGCAGACCGGATCGATCCGACACTCGAGGCGCAGCGTGTCGTACCGGTCATCGCTGCGCTCGCCGAAGCAGGGGTGGCCACCAGCGTCGACACGATGCGTGCCTCGGTCGCCGAGGCCGCGATCGAGGCCGGGGTATCGATCGTCAACGACGTCTCGGGCGGTCGGGCGGATCCGGCCATGGCCGGGGTGGTTGCGGACGGCGGATTGCCGTGGATCCTGATGCACTGGCGAGCCGCCGGATCCGAATACCGGCACGCCGGTCCGGCCGATCGGTACCACGACGTGGTCGCCGACGTCCGCAGTGAACTGCTCGAACAGGTCGACCACGCAGTGGCCGCAGGAGTGGACACCGCGATGCTCGTGCTCGACCCGGGCCTCGGCTTCGCCAAGAACGCCGAGCACAACTGGCAACTGCTCCGTGGCCTCCCCGATCTGGTGTCGGCCGGCTTCCCGGTTCTCGTCGGTGCCTCCAGGAAGCGATTCCTCGGATCACTGCTGGCGGACGACGACGGTTCTCCGCGACCGCCGGACGGGCGAGAGGTCGCCACGGCCGTGGTGTCGGCGCTCGCCGTCGCCGGGGGAGCGTGGGGTGTGCGCGTGCACGACGTTCGAGCGTCACTCGACGCGGTGGCGGTCGTACGGGCATGGCAGGGTGATCGGGCATGA
- a CDS encoding Rossmann-like and DUF2520 domain-containing protein produces MTSSGFTGGLSPARLTVGVVSAGRVGTAFGEALERVGHVVVGAAAVSDASITRVRERLPESQVLPVDEVARRAELLILAVPDSELASIVAGLASTGAVAPGKLVVHTSGANGISVLEPLSALGAVPLAIHPAMTFSGGVEDTDRMTAACFGITAGDEIGYAVAQALVLEIGGEPVHVPENNRPLYHAALAHGSNHLVTLVVDAVEALRVALAGPGFPGSDSERGVPERVLAPLLEAALDNALRNGQSALTGPVARGDTAAVGKHLDVLESVDSRIAAGYRALSLRSAQRIGAKADLIELLEGNR; encoded by the coding sequence GTGACCTCATCCGGGTTCACTGGTGGTCTGTCTCCGGCTCGCTTGACGGTAGGTGTCGTCTCGGCGGGACGGGTCGGTACCGCATTCGGTGAGGCGCTCGAACGCGTCGGGCACGTGGTCGTCGGTGCCGCTGCCGTGTCGGACGCGTCCATCACGCGGGTGCGTGAGCGGCTCCCCGAGTCCCAGGTGCTGCCCGTCGACGAGGTTGCTCGGCGCGCCGAACTGCTGATCCTGGCGGTACCGGACAGCGAGTTGGCATCGATCGTGGCGGGCCTGGCGTCCACCGGAGCGGTGGCACCGGGAAAGTTGGTGGTGCATACCTCCGGCGCGAACGGGATCTCGGTACTCGAGCCGCTGTCCGCTCTCGGTGCCGTGCCGTTGGCGATCCACCCGGCCATGACGTTCAGCGGCGGAGTCGAGGACACCGACCGGATGACGGCGGCGTGCTTCGGCATCACCGCAGGCGACGAGATCGGCTACGCGGTGGCGCAGGCCCTGGTGCTCGAGATCGGCGGCGAGCCGGTGCACGTGCCCGAGAACAATCGGCCGCTCTACCACGCCGCGCTCGCGCACGGCAGCAATCACCTCGTCACGCTTGTGGTCGACGCGGTCGAAGCGCTCCGAGTTGCATTGGCCGGACCGGGTTTTCCCGGTTCGGATTCCGAACGCGGTGTGCCCGAGCGTGTTCTGGCTCCACTGCTCGAAGCTGCGCTGGACAATGCCCTGCGCAACGGACAGTCGGCGCTCACCGGGCCGGTGGCCCGCGGCGATACCGCGGCCGTCGGCAAGCATCTCGACGTACTCGAATCCGTGGATTCGAGGATCGCAGCCGGATACCGCGCGCTGTCCTTGCGATCGGCGCAGCGGATCGGTGCCAAGGCAGACCTGATCGAACTTCTGGAAGGCAATCGATGA
- a CDS encoding DUF3180 domain-containing protein, with product MTNPTKVWDVLGLFLVASIGTWLLVRVFYGSLPPIPVYAGASLYLVAVVQVVTAVIVRNRIAEHRVGSGLHDLHPLTVFRALVLAKASMLVGTAVVGVCVGFLVYVIPRAATVRAASSDRAGAVVALVAGLAVVAAAVWLEQCCRTPEDRDDERSR from the coding sequence GTGACCAATCCCACCAAGGTCTGGGATGTGCTGGGTCTTTTCCTGGTCGCCTCGATAGGCACGTGGTTGCTGGTTCGGGTCTTCTACGGCTCGTTGCCTCCGATTCCGGTGTACGCCGGGGCGTCGTTGTATCTGGTCGCGGTGGTGCAAGTGGTCACCGCGGTGATCGTTCGCAACCGCATCGCCGAGCATCGGGTGGGCAGCGGTCTGCACGATCTGCACCCGTTGACTGTGTTCAGGGCGTTGGTGTTGGCCAAGGCATCGATGCTGGTGGGGACCGCTGTCGTCGGAGTGTGCGTCGGGTTTCTGGTGTACGTGATACCGCGTGCGGCGACGGTGCGGGCAGCGTCGTCGGACAGGGCCGGAGCCGTCGTCGCGCTCGTGGCGGGACTGGCCGTCGTCGCTGCCGCGGTGTGGCTCGAACAGTGCTGCCGTACCCCGGAAGACCGTGACGACGAGCGTTCTCGGTAA
- a CDS encoding DUF6779 domain-containing protein: protein MTDQTRAKKGRRKRRSASQLFLAALVVFGIIASVLMLFTESVQWMRVGVLSALWAAVIGAFAMTKYRREAAADQIKAKDLQTVYELQLAREISARREYEMNVEARVRSESQLEIDEVAALRNELAALRQNLQVLFDGNLPTERVALRAEAMRMQELGGRGYDSYQPAPSGLYVPGRGNGSMAPGTGLNGVGTPYDEPVTAETSVVYPEDPDEMPQATASAAASSTAESAQDSYAEDSFEETSHDTDASDTDADPYERPAAQARPYGAPRPAGRVTPPSSPFTAYDFEQTRRPAAEPEPEAEPEPQATAETEHTEVDSVGSYSTGSFSADSYSTDSYSTESYAADPFSAEPNVQSENEPAADRNGDALSESRASLRESADAFFAADHDYRTSVEDTSVSPRRGRRRAESTDDEDASGAHSNGRSVAEIMAGLQGGGSGDAATTDPGTRRRRRRAD from the coding sequence ATGACAGATCAGACTCGCGCAAAGAAGGGACGCCGTAAGAGGCGTAGTGCGAGCCAGCTGTTCCTCGCGGCGCTCGTCGTGTTCGGCATCATCGCCAGTGTGTTGATGCTCTTCACCGAGAGCGTGCAGTGGATGAGAGTCGGTGTCCTTTCGGCGCTGTGGGCTGCGGTGATCGGTGCGTTCGCGATGACCAAATACCGGCGCGAGGCGGCCGCCGATCAGATCAAGGCCAAGGATCTGCAGACGGTCTACGAGTTGCAGTTGGCTCGGGAGATCTCGGCGCGACGCGAGTACGAGATGAACGTCGAAGCCAGGGTTCGCAGCGAATCGCAGCTCGAGATCGACGAGGTCGCAGCACTGCGCAACGAACTCGCTGCCCTCCGCCAGAACCTGCAGGTGCTCTTCGACGGCAATCTGCCCACCGAACGTGTCGCACTGCGTGCCGAAGCGATGAGGATGCAAGAACTCGGCGGACGCGGGTACGACAGCTACCAACCTGCGCCGTCCGGCCTGTACGTCCCCGGTCGCGGCAACGGTTCGATGGCACCGGGAACCGGCCTCAACGGAGTCGGAACTCCCTACGACGAGCCGGTCACAGCCGAGACGTCGGTGGTGTACCCCGAGGATCCGGACGAAATGCCGCAGGCCACGGCGTCCGCAGCGGCATCGTCGACTGCCGAATCGGCCCAGGATTCGTACGCCGAGGATTCGTTCGAGGAGACGAGTCACGACACGGACGCCTCCGACACGGACGCGGACCCGTACGAGCGACCTGCAGCACAGGCCCGTCCCTACGGTGCACCGAGACCGGCGGGGCGCGTGACGCCGCCCAGCTCCCCTTTCACCGCATACGACTTCGAGCAGACGCGTCGACCTGCGGCCGAGCCGGAACCCGAGGCGGAGCCAGAGCCGCAGGCCACAGCCGAGACCGAACACACGGAGGTCGATTCGGTCGGTTCGTACTCCACGGGTTCGTTCTCCGCGGACTCGTACTCGACAGACTCGTATTCCACGGAGTCCTATGCTGCGGATCCGTTCTCCGCGGAGCCGAACGTGCAATCCGAGAACGAGCCCGCCGCGGACCGGAACGGCGACGCCCTCTCTGAGTCTCGCGCCTCGCTGCGTGAATCGGCGGACGCGTTCTTCGCGGCCGACCACGACTACCGGACATCGGTTGAGGACACGTCCGTCTCGCCCCGACGCGGTCGTAGGCGCGCGGAGTCGACCGACGACGAGGATGCGTCGGGCGCACACTCGAACGGTCGATCCGTCGCCGAGATCATGGCCGGACTGCAAGGCGGAGGGTCCGGAGATGCGGCCACGACCGACCCGGGCACACGCCGCCGTCGCCGTCGCGCAGACTGA
- the tilS gene encoding tRNA lysidine(34) synthetase TilS — translation MPTRLPEGPALLEVRHAVRAWLAAHPGPVAVALSGGADSLALTAATVAEAPGVLALIVDHGLQAGSAQVASTAAAHALEFGVADARVLTVQVSGSGGMEAAARRARYDALNQARGDASVLVAHTLDDQAETVLLGLGRGSGPRSIAGMAAFDAPWGRPLLGVRRSVTRAACVELGIEPFEDPHNIDTDFTRVRLRHEVLPLLEDVLGGGVAAALARTAEQLREDGRVLDAMAESVVDTDAPDLEVAALDPLAPAVRRRVLRRWLLGRGVTSLTDRQIRAVDALVGRWTGQGGVALPGGTSDARLVCSRRHGRLSVGLENE, via the coding sequence ATGCCCACGCGGCTACCCGAAGGCCCCGCGCTGCTCGAGGTCAGGCATGCGGTGCGCGCGTGGCTCGCCGCCCACCCCGGTCCTGTCGCCGTCGCGTTGTCCGGTGGAGCGGATTCGTTGGCGTTGACCGCAGCGACCGTGGCGGAGGCTCCGGGTGTGCTCGCGTTGATCGTCGATCACGGTCTGCAGGCCGGCTCCGCGCAGGTGGCCTCGACTGCGGCGGCGCACGCTCTCGAGTTCGGTGTCGCCGACGCGCGGGTTCTGACGGTGCAGGTGAGCGGCTCGGGAGGGATGGAAGCAGCCGCCCGCCGAGCCAGGTACGACGCGTTGAACCAAGCCCGCGGCGACGCGTCGGTGCTGGTGGCGCACACCCTCGACGATCAGGCCGAAACGGTGCTGCTCGGGTTGGGGCGCGGATCGGGACCGCGGTCGATCGCCGGGATGGCGGCATTCGATGCGCCGTGGGGCCGGCCGCTGCTCGGAGTGAGGCGCAGCGTGACCCGGGCTGCCTGCGTCGAGCTGGGGATCGAGCCGTTCGAGGATCCGCACAACATCGACACCGACTTCACTCGGGTTCGGTTGCGTCACGAGGTGCTGCCCCTGCTCGAGGATGTGCTCGGCGGTGGTGTCGCCGCCGCACTCGCGCGGACTGCCGAGCAGTTGCGCGAGGACGGCCGGGTCCTCGACGCGATGGCCGAGTCCGTCGTCGATACCGATGCGCCGGACCTCGAGGTCGCTGCACTCGACCCGCTCGCTCCCGCCGTTCGCAGGCGGGTGCTGCGCCGATGGTTGCTCGGCCGAGGTGTGACGTCGCTGACCGACCGGCAGATCCGGGCCGTCGATGCCCTCGTCGGACGGTGGACGGGTCAGGGCGGAGTCGCGCTGCCAGGAGGAACGTCCGACGCCAGGTTGGTGTGCTCGCGTCGGCATGGCAGGCTGAGCGTCGGCCTGGAGAACGAATGA
- the hpt gene encoding hypoxanthine phosphoribosyltransferase produces MYEGDIESVLISEEQIKARTAELAEEIAQRYPEGSPEGDLLLVGVLKGAIMFMTDFARALPIPAQLEFMAVSSYGSSTSSSGVVRILKDLDRDITGRHVLIVEDIIDSGLTLSWLKRNLATRSPASLSVVTLLRKPDAIKVDVEVANVGFDIPNEFVVGYGLDYNERYRDLPYIGLLDPKVYS; encoded by the coding sequence GTGTACGAGGGCGACATCGAATCGGTTCTCATTTCCGAGGAACAGATCAAAGCACGCACTGCGGAACTCGCAGAAGAGATCGCCCAGCGGTATCCCGAAGGCTCGCCGGAAGGTGACCTGCTCCTGGTCGGCGTCCTCAAGGGCGCGATCATGTTCATGACCGACTTCGCCAGGGCCCTGCCCATCCCGGCGCAGCTCGAGTTCATGGCGGTCAGCTCCTACGGGTCGTCCACCTCGTCGTCGGGCGTCGTCCGGATTCTCAAGGACCTCGACCGCGACATCACCGGACGCCACGTGCTGATCGTCGAGGACATCATCGACTCCGGTCTGACGCTGAGCTGGCTCAAGCGCAACCTCGCGACCCGCTCGCCTGCCTCGTTGTCGGTGGTGACGTTGCTGCGCAAGCCCGACGCCATCAAGGTCGACGTTGAGGTCGCGAACGTGGGCTTCGATATCCCCAACGAATTCGTCGTCGGCTACGGCCTCGACTACAACGAGCGCTACCGGGATCTGCCGTACATCGGCCTACTCGATCCCAAGGTCTACAGCTGA
- the ftsH gene encoding ATP-dependent zinc metalloprotease FtsH: MNRKTVIRNLAIVFGILLVIYAFSYFGNDTRDWKTVDTSVAIAQLDDRNVESAQIDDREQQIRLTLKEANEASGNETQIIAKYPDSASEQIFDKVDSQGLTSYNTTVTQESWFSSFLLLILPMVLILGVIIFVMSRMQGGGRGGVMGFGKSKAKQLTKDMPKTTFADVAGADEAVEELYEIKDFLQNPSRYQALGAKIPRGVLLYGPPGTGKTLLARAVAGEAGVPFFTISGSDFVEMFVGVGASRVRDLFEQAKQNSPCIIFVDEIDAVGRQRGAGMGGGHDEREQTLNQLLVEMDGFGERTGVILIAATNRPDILDPALLRPGRFDRQIPVGAPDLAGRRAILKVHSAGKPVAQDADLEGLAKRTVGMSGADLANVINEAALLTARENGTVITEASLEESVDRVVGGPRRKSRIISEHERKITAYHEGGHTLAAWAMPDIEPVYKVTILARGRTGGHAMTVPEDDKGLMTRSEMIARLVMAMGGRAAEELVFHEPTTGASSDIDQATKIARAMVTEYGMSSKLGAVRYGQEQGDPFLGRSMGQQSDFSHEVAREIDEEVRKLIEAAHTEAWAILNEYRDLLDTLASELLERETLTRKDLEKIFHSVTKRPRITLFNDFGDRKPSDKPPVKTPRELAAERGEPWPPVPPAPKQLPPQQFPQPSYAGSPQLSKGGYPNGSNGYNGSPTNGAPTNGAPSNGAPTNGGPVNGSPNTGDVDAPNTGERRSAPVTGGFNGGGYNGGPNGGYGGPVNGGAPNGGGYSEGYRRQDPRPSGPSQGSRPDYGAPAGWSAPGWPPREQSAVPRYQGPTTPPAANQPNREQSESDRPDQNRYEPPQGQPPAYRQHPTYQQPQAYQPPTAAPSNQPPSNQPTEYQQPQYQPDPFRPDAREQGRTSRHEPPYGQNQNDAAPAEASPPTWEVPTPSQSYPLPGDDRSASSPSEDARRDERAEDDGDEGPRTQRWEGPGGSYR; this comes from the coding sequence ATGAATCGGAAGACAGTAATACGAAATCTTGCCATCGTTTTCGGCATTCTGTTGGTGATCTATGCCTTCAGCTACTTCGGTAACGACACGCGGGATTGGAAGACGGTCGACACCTCGGTGGCGATCGCCCAGCTCGACGACCGCAATGTCGAGTCCGCGCAGATCGACGACCGTGAGCAACAGATTCGGCTGACTCTCAAAGAGGCCAACGAGGCCTCGGGCAACGAAACTCAGATCATTGCGAAGTACCCGGACTCGGCGTCCGAGCAGATCTTCGACAAGGTCGACTCCCAGGGGTTGACCAGCTACAACACCACCGTCACCCAGGAGAGCTGGTTCAGCTCGTTCCTGCTGTTGATCCTGCCGATGGTGCTGATCCTCGGCGTGATCATCTTCGTGATGAGCCGCATGCAGGGTGGCGGACGCGGTGGCGTCATGGGCTTCGGCAAGTCCAAGGCCAAGCAGCTGACGAAGGACATGCCCAAGACCACGTTCGCCGACGTCGCGGGCGCGGACGAGGCAGTCGAAGAGCTCTACGAGATCAAGGATTTCCTGCAGAACCCGTCTCGCTACCAGGCCCTCGGTGCCAAGATTCCGCGCGGCGTACTGCTGTACGGCCCTCCCGGAACCGGCAAGACGCTGCTCGCGCGCGCCGTCGCGGGCGAGGCAGGCGTGCCGTTCTTCACCATCTCCGGCTCGGACTTCGTCGAGATGTTCGTCGGTGTCGGCGCGTCCCGCGTGCGCGACCTGTTCGAGCAGGCCAAGCAGAACAGCCCCTGCATCATCTTCGTCGACGAGATCGACGCCGTCGGTCGTCAGCGCGGCGCAGGCATGGGCGGCGGTCACGACGAGCGCGAACAGACGCTCAACCAGCTCCTCGTCGAGATGGACGGCTTCGGTGAGCGCACCGGCGTCATCCTCATCGCCGCCACCAACCGCCCCGACATCCTCGACCCCGCGCTGTTGCGTCCGGGCCGCTTCGATCGGCAGATCCCGGTCGGTGCCCCCGACCTGGCCGGCCGTCGGGCGATCCTGAAGGTGCACTCCGCGGGCAAGCCCGTTGCGCAGGACGCCGACCTCGAAGGTCTCGCCAAGCGAACCGTCGGAATGTCCGGTGCCGACCTGGCGAACGTCATCAACGAAGCGGCACTGCTCACCGCCCGCGAGAACGGCACCGTCATCACCGAGGCATCCCTCGAGGAGTCGGTGGACCGCGTCGTCGGTGGCCCGCGCCGCAAGAGCCGCATCATCAGCGAGCACGAACGCAAGATCACCGCGTACCACGAGGGTGGTCACACTCTCGCGGCGTGGGCGATGCCCGACATCGAGCCCGTCTACAAGGTCACCATCCTCGCTCGCGGTCGCACCGGCGGTCACGCGATGACGGTGCCCGAGGACGACAAGGGCCTGATGACGCGGTCGGAGATGATCGCTCGCCTCGTCATGGCCATGGGTGGCCGCGCGGCCGAGGAGCTCGTCTTCCACGAGCCGACCACCGGTGCGTCCTCGGATATCGACCAGGCCACCAAGATCGCTCGTGCGATGGTCACCGAGTACGGCATGAGCAGCAAGCTCGGAGCCGTTCGCTACGGACAGGAACAGGGTGACCCGTTCCTCGGCCGGTCGATGGGTCAGCAGTCCGACTTCTCGCACGAGGTCGCCCGCGAGATCGACGAGGAGGTGCGCAAGCTCATCGAGGCGGCGCACACCGAGGCGTGGGCCATCCTCAACGAGTACCGCGACCTGCTCGACACCCTTGCCTCGGAGCTGCTCGAACGCGAGACGCTCACCCGCAAGGACCTCGAGAAGATCTTCCACAGCGTCACCAAGCGTCCGCGCATCACGCTGTTCAACGACTTCGGTGATCGCAAGCCCTCGGACAAGCCACCGGTCAAGACTCCTCGCGAACTCGCCGCCGAGCGCGGCGAGCCGTGGCCTCCGGTGCCGCCGGCCCCGAAGCAGCTTCCGCCGCAACAGTTTCCGCAGCCCAGCTACGCCGGTTCGCCGCAGCTGAGCAAGGGTGGCTACCCGAACGGAAGCAACGGATACAACGGGTCTCCGACCAACGGCGCACCCACCAACGGTGCCCCGTCGAACGGCGCTCCGACCAACGGTGGCCCGGTCAACGGATCGCCGAACACCGGCGACGTCGATGCGCCGAACACCGGTGAGCGACGCAGCGCCCCGGTAACCGGCGGCTTCAACGGCGGCGGCTACAACGGCGGGCCCAACGGAGGTTACGGCGGCCCGGTCAACGGAGGAGCTCCCAACGGGGGCGGATACTCCGAGGGCTATCGCAGGCAGGACCCGCGCCCGAGTGGCCCGAGCCAGGGCTCGCGTCCCGATTACGGTGCCCCGGCCGGATGGTCGGCTCCGGGATGGCCTCCGCGTGAGCAGTCCGCGGTTCCCCGTTACCAGGGACCGACCACGCCGCCTGCTGCGAACCAACCGAACCGCGAGCAGTCGGAATCGGATCGACCGGACCAGAATCGGTACGAGCCGCCGCAGGGACAGCCACCGGCGTACCGGCAGCACCCCACCTATCAGCAGCCACAGGCGTATCAACCGCCGACCGCTGCACCGTCGAATCAACCGCCTTCGAATCAACCAACGGAATATCAGCAGCCGCAGTATCAGCCGGATCCGTTCCGGCCGGACGCACGGGAACAGGGTCGTACCTCTCGGCACGAGCCCCCGTACGGCCAGAACCAGAACGATGCTGCACCGGCCGAGGCGTCGCCTCCCACCTGGGAGGTTCCGACTCCGTCGCAGAGCTATCCGCTGCCCGGAGACGATCGTTCCGCGAGCAGCCCGTCCGAGGACGCGCGGCGAGACGAGCGAGCCGAGGACGACGGCGACGAAGGTCCGAGGACGCAACGCTGGGAAGGGCCGGGCGGTTCGTACCGCTAG
- the folB gene encoding dihydroneopterin aldolase: MSEISSRVGTGTRRGDRIELRGLTVRGNHGVFDFEKRDGQDFVVDITVWMDLRPAAETDDLTRTLHYGELAEHAAAVVAGPSRDLIETVSAEIAEVVLAYDSRVDAVEVVLHKPSAPIPLTFGDVAVVAYRERS; the protein is encoded by the coding sequence ATGAGCGAGATCAGCAGCCGCGTCGGCACCGGGACGCGTCGCGGCGACCGCATCGAACTGCGTGGCCTGACGGTGCGCGGCAATCACGGCGTCTTCGACTTCGAGAAGCGAGACGGGCAGGACTTCGTCGTCGACATCACCGTCTGGATGGACCTGCGGCCCGCGGCCGAGACCGACGACCTGACGCGAACCCTGCACTACGGAGAACTGGCCGAGCACGCCGCGGCTGTCGTCGCGGGCCCGTCGAGGGATCTGATCGAGACGGTCTCGGCCGAGATCGCCGAGGTCGTGCTGGCGTACGACTCACGCGTCGACGCGGTGGAAGTGGTGCTGCACAAGCCGTCGGCACCCATCCCGTTGACGTTCGGGGACGTTGCCGTGGTGGCGTACCGGGAGCGGTCGTGA
- the folE gene encoding GTP cyclohydrolase I FolE yields the protein MEETVAYATGAVFDQPRAEAAVRELLIAVGEDPDRPGLLDTPARVARSYREIFAGLYTDPDTALNTTFDEGHQELVLVRDIPMFSTCEHHLVSFHGVAHVGYIPGKSGKVTGLSKLARVVDMYAKRPQVQERLTSQIADALMRKLDPRGAIVVIEAEHLCMAMRGIRKPGASTTTSAVRGLLQSSAASRSEALDLILRK from the coding sequence GTGGAAGAGACAGTGGCCTACGCCACCGGCGCGGTCTTCGACCAGCCTCGCGCCGAGGCCGCCGTGCGGGAGCTGTTGATCGCCGTCGGCGAGGATCCCGACCGTCCAGGTCTGCTCGACACCCCTGCCCGCGTCGCGCGTTCCTACCGCGAAATTTTCGCCGGGCTCTACACCGACCCGGACACTGCGCTGAACACGACGTTCGACGAGGGGCACCAGGAACTGGTTCTCGTCCGCGACATCCCCATGTTCTCCACGTGCGAGCATCACCTGGTCTCGTTCCATGGCGTTGCACACGTCGGTTACATCCCTGGCAAGAGCGGCAAGGTCACCGGCCTGTCGAAGCTGGCGCGCGTGGTGGACATGTACGCCAAGCGCCCGCAGGTGCAGGAGCGTCTGACCAGCCAGATCGCCGACGCGTTGATGCGCAAGCTCGACCCGCGCGGTGCGATCGTCGTGATCGAGGCCGAGCACCTGTGCATGGCCATGCGCGGGATTCGCAAGCCGGGTGCCAGTACCACCACCTCCGCGGTGCGGGGTCTGTTGCAGTCCAGCGCGGCGTCGCGTTCGGAAGCTCTGGACCTGATTCTGCGGAAATGA
- the folK gene encoding 2-amino-4-hydroxy-6-hydroxymethyldihydropteridine diphosphokinase encodes MTRAVLSIGSNVGDSLAHLRSVATELGPRLVACSSVYRSAPWGGVEQQDFLNAVVVAEDEAFDAWDWLRFGQRLEEAADRVRVQRWGPRSLDVDVVVCENLISEDPRLILPHPRAHERAFVLLPWLDVEPDATLRVGDDDVPVTELLARLSPEERAGVVQQEWSLQERPKEHEGVGDGSW; translated from the coding sequence GTGACCCGGGCGGTGCTGTCCATCGGCAGCAACGTCGGTGATTCGCTGGCCCACTTGCGTTCTGTCGCAACCGAATTGGGTCCACGGTTGGTGGCCTGCTCGTCGGTCTATCGCTCCGCTCCCTGGGGCGGCGTGGAGCAGCAGGATTTCCTCAATGCCGTCGTGGTGGCCGAGGACGAAGCGTTCGACGCCTGGGATTGGTTGCGCTTCGGGCAGCGCCTCGAGGAGGCGGCCGATCGCGTTCGAGTCCAGCGGTGGGGGCCGCGGAGCCTCGACGTCGACGTGGTGGTGTGCGAGAACCTGATCAGCGAGGACCCTCGTCTGATCCTTCCGCACCCGCGCGCGCACGAGCGGGCGTTCGTCCTGCTGCCGTGGCTGGACGTCGAACCGGACGCCACCCTGCGCGTCGGCGACGACGATGTGCCGGTGACCGAATTGCTCGCGCGACTGAGTCCGGAGGAGCGTGCGGGAGTTGTCCAGCAGGAGTGGAGCCTGCAGGAACGACCAAAAGAGCACGAAGGCGTCGGTGATGGGTCGTGGTGA